One Oceanispirochaeta sp. M1 genomic window carries:
- a CDS encoding arginine repressor, with amino-acid sequence MNSRTARLKSIKRIINEYHITSQEQLLAFLQKEEVSVTQATLSRDLKLLKVGKVSDGNNGYYYTLPRNRKEMESTQQYLSDITRGFLSISFSANLCIMKTLAGHADTVAIALDNLELDEILGTIAGDDTILIVMKENLSSQQFLATIKNIIPELELE; translated from the coding sequence ATGAACAGTAGAACAGCCAGATTAAAGTCAATAAAACGTATTATAAACGAGTATCATATAACCAGTCAGGAACAGCTTTTAGCCTTTTTACAAAAAGAGGAAGTAAGTGTTACACAGGCTACTCTTTCAAGGGATCTAAAACTGCTTAAGGTGGGAAAGGTCTCCGATGGAAATAACGGATATTATTATACCCTTCCCAGAAACAGAAAAGAGATGGAATCCACTCAGCAGTATCTAAGTGATATAACCAGGGGATTTCTCTCTATCAGCTTCTCAGCTAATCTCTGCATTATGAAAACTCTTGCGGGTCATGCTGATACAGTAGCCATTGCATTGGATAACCTGGAGCTTGATGAGATTCTTGGAACCATCGCAGGTGATGACACAATTCTTATTGTGATGAAAGAAAATCTCAGTTCTCAGCAATTTCTTGCAACAATCAAAAATATCATACCTGAACTGGAGCTGGAATAA
- a CDS encoding ankyrin repeat domain-containing protein — MLISSFPLFADAERDLFKAIADQNIQSFHSSLDQLDDPNIYDSRGRSALHLAILYNNDQMGVALVNAGAGADEYDNEGDSILYLAVLRDMEQTAAALIRSGADPNFINQYGNSILIMAISRNMELTSLELVKNGAEPNTISSAGVPALLLSVQKGLRETAEVLVKRGAEVNIIDKRGYTPLMYATWRQYETLKDLLIEHGAED; from the coding sequence ATGCTAATTTCATCTTTCCCCCTATTTGCAGATGCGGAGAGAGACTTATTCAAGGCTATTGCCGATCAGAATATACAGAGTTTCCATTCATCCCTGGATCAATTGGACGATCCAAATATCTATGACTCCCGGGGAAGGTCAGCTCTTCATCTGGCTATTCTTTATAATAATGACCAGATGGGTGTTGCCCTGGTCAATGCCGGTGCCGGAGCAGATGAGTATGATAATGAAGGCGATTCAATACTCTATCTTGCAGTCCTCAGAGACATGGAACAAACTGCTGCCGCATTAATCAGATCCGGTGCGGATCCTAATTTCATAAATCAATACGGAAACAGTATACTTATAATGGCAATATCCCGAAATATGGAGCTTACTTCTCTTGAACTGGTTAAAAATGGAGCCGAACCCAATACTATTTCATCCGCAGGAGTACCTGCTCTACTGCTTTCTGTGCAGAAGGGGCTGAGGGAAACAGCAGAGGTTCTCGTAAAGCGTGGAGCCGAAGTAAATATAATTGATAAAAGGGGTTACACTCCCCTGATGTATGCAACATGGCGTCAGTATGAAACCCTTAAAGATCTGCTTATAGAGCACGGTGCTGAAGATTAA
- a CDS encoding biotin--[acetyl-CoA-carboxylase] ligase: protein MNITDLNNPFGEAVYYKEETESTMIDAASLKNTKHGSIVITDFQSLGRGRGSERSWDSTKGKNLLFTVILTPEKISHPLLRIPLICGLALCEYLRETHNLDAVLKWPNDVLVDEKKIAGILCEYRGGHFLLGMGINCEQKEFAAEISGKTTSLSLQGVSSCSPPEILEGFLMVLKKRLENSEWKEDALSLLYKKDEEVSVCEGPPENETITRLRIVDLSDDGFLIVRELPDGNLRQISAGEIRFTAFK from the coding sequence ATGAATATCACAGATCTTAATAATCCCTTCGGGGAAGCTGTTTATTATAAAGAAGAAACAGAATCCACTATGATTGATGCAGCCTCCTTAAAGAATACTAAGCATGGTTCTATTGTAATAACTGATTTTCAGAGCCTGGGCAGAGGGCGGGGCAGCGAGAGGAGCTGGGATTCCACAAAAGGAAAGAATCTTTTATTTACAGTAATACTTACTCCTGAGAAAATATCACATCCTCTTCTTCGTATCCCCCTTATCTGCGGACTTGCTCTTTGCGAATATCTGAGAGAAACCCATAATCTTGATGCAGTACTGAAGTGGCCCAACGATGTTCTGGTGGATGAAAAAAAAATTGCCGGTATTCTCTGTGAATACCGGGGAGGTCATTTTCTCCTTGGAATGGGAATAAACTGTGAGCAGAAGGAGTTTGCAGCAGAAATATCAGGAAAGACAACATCTCTGAGCCTACAAGGGGTCAGCTCCTGCAGCCCCCCTGAGATACTTGAAGGATTCCTTATGGTACTTAAAAAGAGGCTTGAGAATTCTGAATGGAAGGAAGATGCTCTTTCTTTGTTATATAAAAAAGATGAAGAAGTTTCTGTCTGCGAGGGTCCTCCGGAAAATGAGACAATTACCAGACTCAGGATAGTGGATCTCAGTGATGATGGATTTCTTATAGTCAGGGAACTACCCGATGGTAATCTCAGGCAAATCAGCGCCGGGGAAATACGCTTCACTGCTTTTAAATAG
- the groL gene encoding chaperonin GroEL (60 kDa chaperone family; promotes refolding of misfolded polypeptides especially under stressful conditions; forms two stacked rings of heptamers to form a barrel-shaped 14mer; ends can be capped by GroES; misfolded proteins enter the barrel where they are refolded when GroES binds) yields MAKQLKFNEDARRKLLGGVEKLSDAVKVTLGPKGRNVLLDKKFGAPTVTKDGVSVAREIELEDPFENMGAQLVKEVATKTNDVAGDGTTTATVLAYSIVKEGLKSVAAGINPMGIKRGIDKAVEDAVEEIKKISKDIKDKEEISQVAAISANNDHEIGEEIANAMEKVGKDGVITVEESKTIETTTDFVEGMQFDRGYLSPYFASNRDTMTTVMENPYILIYDKKIANMKELLPLLEKVAQSSKPLLIIAEDVEGEALATLVVNTIRGALNVCAVKAPGFGDRRKAMLEDIAILTGGEVISEEIGLKLENAELEQLGRAKMIKIEKENTTIINGEGAESDIKERIAQIKVQVEDTSSDYDREKLQERLAKLAGGVAIINVGAATEVELKEKKHRVEDALSATRAAIDEGIVPGGGLTLVQICKSMNQPDDLTDEEIVGYNIVKRALEEPIRQIAINAGVDGAIIADKAKHEKKGIGFDAYRMEWTDMLSAGIIDPAKVTRSALQNAASIAALLLTTECAITDLPEDNAGPAMPAGGGMGGMGGMGGMM; encoded by the coding sequence ATGGCTAAACAGTTAAAGTTTAATGAAGATGCCCGCAGAAAGCTTCTGGGAGGCGTAGAAAAACTTTCAGACGCTGTTAAAGTTACTCTGGGCCCCAAAGGAAGAAATGTTCTTCTGGACAAAAAGTTCGGTGCACCTACAGTGACCAAAGACGGTGTTTCCGTAGCACGGGAAATCGAATTGGAAGATCCTTTCGAAAACATGGGAGCACAGCTTGTAAAAGAAGTTGCAACCAAAACCAATGATGTTGCCGGTGACGGTACTACAACTGCTACAGTTCTGGCTTATTCTATTGTAAAAGAAGGTCTGAAGAGTGTAGCTGCCGGAATTAACCCCATGGGAATCAAACGCGGAATCGACAAAGCTGTTGAAGATGCAGTTGAAGAGATCAAAAAGATTTCCAAAGACATTAAAGACAAAGAAGAAATTTCACAGGTTGCCGCTATTTCTGCTAATAATGACCATGAAATCGGTGAAGAAATCGCCAATGCAATGGAAAAGGTAGGAAAAGACGGAGTTATTACTGTTGAAGAATCAAAAACAATTGAAACAACAACTGACTTTGTTGAGGGTATGCAGTTTGACAGAGGATATCTTTCTCCTTACTTCGCATCCAACAGAGACACAATGACTACTGTTATGGAGAATCCTTATATTCTGATTTACGATAAGAAAATTGCAAACATGAAAGAACTTCTTCCTCTTCTGGAAAAAGTTGCTCAGTCCAGCAAACCTCTTCTTATCATAGCAGAAGATGTTGAAGGCGAAGCTCTTGCAACTCTGGTAGTAAATACAATCAGAGGTGCTCTGAACGTTTGTGCCGTCAAGGCTCCCGGATTCGGAGACAGAAGAAAAGCCATGCTTGAGGATATTGCTATCCTGACAGGTGGTGAAGTAATTTCTGAAGAAATCGGACTGAAACTTGAAAATGCAGAACTTGAACAGCTTGGTAGAGCCAAGATGATCAAGATTGAAAAAGAAAACACAACCATCATCAACGGTGAAGGTGCTGAGTCTGATATCAAAGAAAGAATTGCTCAGATTAAAGTACAGGTAGAAGATACTTCAAGTGATTACGACAGAGAAAAACTGCAGGAAAGACTGGCCAAGCTTGCCGGTGGAGTTGCAATAATCAATGTCGGTGCTGCTACTGAAGTAGAGCTTAAAGAGAAAAAACACAGAGTTGAAGATGCTCTTTCTGCTACACGTGCAGCCATTGACGAGGGAATTGTCCCCGGTGGTGGTTTGACTCTGGTGCAGATATGCAAATCAATGAATCAGCCTGATGATCTGACTGATGAAGAAATTGTCGGTTACAATATCGTCAAGAGAGCTCTTGAAGAACCTATCCGTCAAATTGCTATAAATGCCGGTGTCGATGGTGCTATCATCGCTGATAAAGCCAAACATGAAAAGAAAGGTATCGGATTTGACGCCTATAGAATGGAATGGACCGATATGCTGTCAGCCGGTATCATCGATCCTGCCAAGGTTACAAGAAGTGCTCTGCAGAATGCGGCATCCATCGCTGCTCTGCTTCTGACCACTGAATGTGCCATTACTGACCTTCCTGAAGACAATGCTGGACCAGCAATGCCTGCCGGTGGCGGTATGGGCGGAATGGGTGGTATGGGCGGAATGATGTAA
- the yajC gene encoding preprotein translocase subunit YajC: MEFLSLALLMGMPTGGGSSSSGSMTTSLVTFALVIGIFYFLIIRPQNKKQKDTKSMIEAVKKNDKVVTIGGIRGTVFSVKEETVIVKVDDECKLEFNKSAISTVLNVSPENKKDSKESKKVSKDSKEKK, translated from the coding sequence ATGGAATTTTTGAGTCTAGCTCTCTTAATGGGTATGCCGACCGGTGGTGGATCTTCCAGCTCCGGTTCCATGACAACAAGTCTCGTTACCTTTGCTCTGGTAATCGGGATTTTCTATTTTCTTATTATCAGACCCCAGAATAAGAAGCAAAAAGATACTAAATCGATGATTGAAGCTGTCAAAAAGAATGACAAAGTCGTTACCATTGGTGGTATCAGGGGTACCGTTTTTTCAGTAAAAGAAGAAACTGTCATTGTTAAGGTAGATGATGAATGCAAGCTTGAATTCAACAAATCTGCCATTTCTACTGTTTTGAATGTCTCTCCCGAGAACAAGAAAGACAGCAAGGAAAGCAAAAAAGTCAGTAAAGACAGCAAAGAAAAAAAATAA
- the secD gene encoding protein translocase subunit SecD: MNKRLRFIVVLFFLGLGAFFLYPTVQWYFNTPEEKKTLANGSKEQIRNYAKIEASEDLDTLVELVKDSPEADFPANIDFLVSVAKDNYKLEKRDMPDSWTVQSVLAGFQSGTEVYSALEDYYRDDILSLKELKNKTLMLGLDLSGGMSVVVEANMDSLEERLERKPTEEDMKEALTLAMEILNNRIDKFGVTEPQIRKQSNNQILIEIPGEVDPERVNSFLMGKGNLNFHIVDDAATSRIAQYALQNPSETFENGRPSDNSILEAGLLVYGHYKKDSYGIDQFQRYVVISEEIGLDGQHIEQANVIADQVTGQPNVIFNLDSEGGEIFYKFTSDNTNNTLAVVMDDKVKAAARISEPIRNSVRITGFDSDEANDLALVLRTAALPVELEVTNETAVGASLGNDAIDAGLKSILFGFIGVFVFMIIYYKGAGLIADLALVLNLVFIVAILSSFNMTLTMTSIAGLILTVGMAVDANVIIFERIKEELRVGKSRSAAVEAGFKKAFWTVMDANITTFIAAIFLSQLGKGPIQGFAITLAVGIVCSLFTAIFVSRLVFDFGSDVLKKDKMSIAWGLK, translated from the coding sequence ATGAATAAGCGATTGAGATTCATCGTTGTTCTTTTCTTTCTGGGTCTAGGTGCCTTTTTTCTGTACCCAACAGTACAGTGGTACTTCAACACTCCCGAAGAAAAGAAAACCCTTGCTAACGGCTCCAAGGAACAGATCAGAAATTATGCCAAAATCGAAGCGTCAGAAGACCTCGATACGTTGGTTGAGCTCGTAAAGGACAGCCCCGAAGCGGACTTTCCTGCAAATATCGATTTTCTTGTATCAGTTGCAAAAGACAACTATAAACTTGAAAAACGTGATATGCCCGATTCATGGACTGTTCAGTCTGTTCTGGCGGGATTTCAATCTGGAACTGAAGTTTACAGTGCTCTGGAAGATTACTACAGAGATGATATTCTCAGTCTGAAAGAACTTAAGAACAAGACTCTTATGCTTGGTCTGGACCTTTCAGGTGGTATGAGTGTTGTTGTTGAAGCAAATATGGACAGTCTGGAAGAAAGACTGGAAAGAAAACCTACTGAAGAAGATATGAAAGAAGCCCTCACGCTGGCCATGGAGATTCTGAACAACAGAATTGACAAGTTCGGTGTAACAGAGCCTCAGATCAGAAAACAGTCAAACAACCAGATTTTGATTGAGATACCCGGAGAAGTTGACCCCGAGAGAGTAAACTCCTTCCTTATGGGTAAGGGTAATCTGAACTTTCATATCGTTGACGATGCAGCCACAAGCCGTATCGCCCAATATGCTCTTCAGAATCCCAGTGAAACCTTTGAAAACGGACGTCCTTCAGATAATTCAATTCTTGAAGCGGGACTTCTGGTATACGGACACTACAAAAAAGACAGCTATGGAATCGATCAGTTCCAGAGATATGTTGTTATTTCTGAAGAAATCGGTCTGGACGGACAGCACATCGAGCAGGCTAACGTTATAGCCGACCAGGTAACCGGTCAGCCCAATGTCATATTCAATCTGGACAGTGAAGGTGGAGAAATATTCTACAAGTTCACTTCCGACAATACTAATAATACTCTTGCCGTGGTAATGGATGACAAGGTAAAAGCAGCTGCAAGAATTTCAGAACCTATTAGAAATTCAGTCAGAATCACAGGTTTTGACTCAGATGAAGCCAACGATCTGGCACTGGTTCTAAGAACTGCTGCTCTTCCTGTAGAGCTTGAAGTTACTAATGAAACAGCTGTTGGTGCTTCACTGGGTAACGATGCAATCGATGCCGGTCTGAAGTCAATTCTCTTCGGTTTTATTGGCGTATTTGTCTTTATGATCATCTACTACAAGGGTGCCGGACTCATTGCGGACCTCGCACTGGTCCTCAACCTTGTATTTATTGTGGCTATCCTCTCCTCTTTCAACATGACACTCACCATGACCAGTATTGCAGGTCTTATCCTCACTGTCGGTATGGCTGTGGATGCCAATGTAATTATCTTTGAGCGTATCAAGGAAGAACTGAGAGTGGGTAAATCCAGATCAGCTGCAGTAGAAGCCGGATTTAAAAAGGCATTCTGGACAGTTATGGATGCCAACATTACAACTTTTATTGCTGCCATTTTTCTTTCTCAACTCGGGAAGGGACCCATCCAGGGATTCGCAATTACCCTGGCTGTCGGTATAGTTTGTTCACTCTTTACAGCTATTTTCGTGTCCCGTCTTGTCTTTGACTTCGGTTCCGATGTTCTCAAGAAAGACAAAATGAGCATTGCCTGGGGGCTCAAATAA
- the secF gene encoding protein translocase subunit SecF — MEKVINFTKSRFIFLTISGVLIVAFWAGTFAQGGFNFGIDFRAGLSQRVTISSAANTTEVKDALSGIEALQVQTVGAGDSKDYMIRVGVDENVKDFQLVTEDLIKDRLTSAFGSVTVQSTEFVGARFAGNLTSQTIFLTLVAMTLILIYIWFRFKLNYAVSAIMAIIHDVLFLMGFIGVMQLEFSTATIAAVLTIIGYSLNDTIVIFDRIRENTRLIKDKTFKDVINISISQSLSRTLITSFTTLIAVLFIFFIGTGTIKTFAMSLIVGIIVGTYSSIYIASTILLGWHDSAARKAKTKVTVTKPAEVKKVEAAKPAEKDSEPAVRQSADEIAEATERKRKSKEKKKKKK; from the coding sequence ATGGAAAAAGTGATTAACTTTACAAAAAGCAGATTTATCTTTCTGACTATTTCAGGCGTTCTTATTGTTGCTTTCTGGGCCGGTACATTCGCCCAGGGCGGGTTCAACTTCGGTATCGATTTTCGGGCCGGTCTGAGTCAGCGTGTGACAATCAGCTCTGCAGCGAATACTACAGAAGTCAAGGACGCTCTGTCCGGAATCGAAGCACTTCAGGTTCAAACTGTTGGTGCGGGTGATTCTAAAGACTACATGATTCGTGTAGGTGTTGATGAAAATGTAAAGGACTTCCAGTTAGTAACTGAAGATCTTATCAAGGACAGACTCACAAGCGCTTTCGGTTCTGTGACTGTTCAGTCTACTGAGTTTGTTGGAGCACGTTTTGCGGGTAACCTGACCAGCCAGACCATCTTTCTGACACTGGTTGCCATGACTCTGATTCTGATCTACATCTGGTTCCGTTTTAAACTGAATTATGCGGTATCCGCCATTATGGCAATTATCCATGACGTTCTGTTTCTTATGGGATTTATCGGTGTTATGCAGCTTGAGTTCTCCACAGCGACTATCGCTGCGGTATTGACCATTATCGGTTACTCATTGAACGATACTATCGTTATTTTTGACAGAATAAGAGAGAATACAAGACTGATTAAAGACAAAACCTTTAAAGATGTTATCAATATCTCTATTTCTCAGTCTCTTTCCAGAACACTTATTACATCATTTACGACACTTATTGCCGTACTGTTTATCTTCTTCATCGGTACAGGAACCATCAAAACATTTGCGATGAGCCTGATTGTCGGTATTATTGTCGGTACATACTCTTCTATCTACATTGCATCTACTATCCTTCTGGGATGGCATGATTCTGCAGCCAGGAAAGCTAAGACCAAGGTAACCGTCACTAAACCTGCTGAAGTAAAGAAAGTTGAAGCAGCCAAACCTGCAGAAAAGGATTCAGAACCTGCTGTACGGCAGAGTGCTGATGAAATCGCAGAGGCTACTGAGAGGAAAAGAAAAAGCAAAGAAAAGAAAAAGAAAAAGAAATAA
- a CDS encoding nitroreductase family protein — translation MSFIDLVVKTRSCRRFEQKSLPEGFLEYLVKAAGACPSAANQQPLKYITIDNSDFMKELYSHLRWAGALKDWDGPVEGERPTGYVAIILDKDISLSAGLDIGIAAQTMQLASMDKGIASCMIGAFMKKEVTSLLSLDDSKEIMLILALGYPMEERVMVDVKGDGVTAYYRDSKGVHYIPKRSPDTLLIKHI, via the coding sequence ATGAGTTTTATTGATTTAGTAGTAAAAACAAGAAGCTGCCGCAGATTTGAACAAAAGTCACTACCTGAGGGGTTTCTGGAATATCTGGTCAAGGCTGCCGGGGCCTGTCCCTCGGCGGCGAATCAGCAGCCTCTGAAATATATCACCATAGATAATTCGGATTTTATGAAAGAGTTATATTCCCATTTAAGATGGGCCGGTGCCTTAAAGGATTGGGATGGACCCGTAGAAGGGGAACGTCCTACGGGATATGTGGCAATCATCCTGGATAAGGATATCAGCTTATCAGCCGGTCTTGATATCGGGATAGCTGCCCAGACCATGCAGCTTGCTTCGATGGATAAGGGAATAGCCTCCTGTATGATAGGTGCATTTATGAAGAAGGAAGTGACATCTCTTCTGTCTCTGGATGATTCAAAGGAGATAATGCTTATTCTGGCTCTGGGATATCCTATGGAAGAGAGGGTTATGGTGGATGTAAAGGGTGATGGAGTAACTGCCTACTACAGGGACAGTAAGGGAGTTCATTATATTCCTAAAAGAAGCCCTGACACTCTTCTGATCAAACATATTTGA
- a CDS encoding pyridoxamine 5'-phosphate oxidase family protein — protein sequence MHNQKQFFNCRSELRAVLSKGRYTTLALTDGNDSYILTLSYGLDEDEDILYFHCSTEGTKIDFFKSNPYLCGTVIQDDGYQHGKCNHYYHSVVYYGLLEVIHKTDEKMKALRCMFAQLEDNPEQWTKPYEAKPEALSDVLIMKLSIDEMNGKRNPG from the coding sequence ATGCATAATCAGAAACAATTTTTTAACTGCAGATCTGAATTAAGAGCCGTTCTTTCAAAGGGCAGATACACGACCCTGGCACTTACAGACGGAAATGATTCATACATACTGACTTTAAGTTACGGTCTGGATGAAGATGAAGATATCCTCTATTTTCACTGTTCAACGGAAGGGACAAAAATTGACTTTTTTAAAAGTAATCCCTATCTCTGCGGGACTGTTATTCAGGATGACGGATATCAGCATGGAAAGTGTAATCATTATTATCATTCAGTAGTCTATTACGGTCTTCTTGAAGTCATCCACAAGACAGATGAAAAGATGAAGGCATTGAGATGTATGTTCGCCCAGCTGGAAGATAATCCGGAGCAATGGACAAAGCCTTACGAGGCTAAACCTGAAGCTCTGTCTGATGTCCTAATTATGAAACTTTCAATAGATGAGATGAACGGAAAACGGAATCCCGGCTGA
- a CDS encoding valine--tRNA ligase has product MKAIELEKTYNPGEFEDRIYQYWEEGGYFKPAGDDSKEPFVIVIPPPNVTGVLHMGHGLNNSLQDILIRYQRMQGRPTLWVPGTDHAGIATQNVVERRLKEKGLGRHDLGREKFIEETWKVKEEHHSVITKQLKKIGASCDWSRERFTMDEGLSGAVREVFVTLFERGLIYKGEYLVNWCPSCGTALADDEVDHEEEQGVLHHVKYPLSDGSGSIEVATTRPETMFGDTAVAVHPEDERYASVVGKTLDLPLTDKKIKIITDTYCNREFGSGAVKITPAHDPNDWDIGNRHNLEKVNILNGDGTLNDNVPEAFRGMDVKTARKATVKALEEGGFLTKIEDQPHQVGHCYRCKSVIEPYMSDQWFVKMSGMAEKALKAWEEDRVRFYPKRWENTYTHWLKGIRDWCISRQLWWGHRIPAWTCADCGEILVERQDPSSCSKCGSTNIEQDPDVLDTWFSSWLWPFSTLGWPEKTADLEKFYPTSALVTGYDIIFFWVARMIMASEEFMEQAPFRDIYITPLVRDKQGRKMSKSLGNGIDPLDIVAQYGADAMKFTLAYLSAQGQDIPLEMEDIKLGSRFCNKVWNASRYILMNLEGRELLDTPDITLNAADKWIYHRLNSAIANVTKAVEVYRFDDMSHTVYEFFWNDFCDWYVEATKLYLYSKDDKEKDRAVSVLLDVLNKSLRLLHPFMSFLTEEIYQKLPGVDGPLITASFPVVDEALNNPELENNFAQLQDFVQSVRTFRSEFNIPPSKDIKVRIKTADKTMTDFMKSEGALVSSLIHCNDFDILDASDETIGSVTAVGKSFEAFLYIRDMIDVDKEIARLTKNIARNEKLFISTEKKLGNEKFTSKAPDEVIAKEKEKLEEFKNAIEKMNTYLAELKS; this is encoded by the coding sequence ATGAAGGCTATTGAACTGGAAAAAACCTATAATCCAGGTGAATTTGAAGACAGAATTTATCAGTACTGGGAAGAAGGCGGGTATTTTAAACCCGCAGGAGATGACAGTAAAGAGCCCTTCGTCATAGTCATTCCTCCACCGAATGTCACCGGAGTCCTTCATATGGGACACGGGCTCAATAATTCATTACAGGATATTCTTATCCGCTATCAGAGAATGCAGGGACGTCCCACTCTATGGGTTCCCGGTACCGACCACGCAGGCATTGCCACTCAGAATGTTGTAGAGAGAAGACTCAAAGAGAAAGGTCTGGGCCGGCATGACCTGGGACGGGAAAAATTTATTGAGGAAACCTGGAAGGTCAAAGAAGAGCATCACAGCGTTATCACCAAACAGCTGAAGAAAATCGGAGCCTCCTGTGACTGGTCCAGAGAACGTTTTACCATGGATGAGGGTCTATCCGGTGCTGTTCGTGAAGTATTTGTAACTCTTTTTGAACGAGGGCTCATCTACAAAGGAGAATACCTCGTCAACTGGTGTCCCTCCTGCGGTACCGCTCTGGCGGACGATGAGGTTGATCATGAAGAAGAGCAGGGTGTACTCCACCATGTTAAATATCCCTTGAGTGATGGGTCAGGTTCTATCGAAGTAGCCACAACACGTCCCGAAACAATGTTTGGTGATACAGCTGTTGCGGTTCATCCCGAAGATGAGCGTTATGCTTCTGTTGTAGGGAAAACACTGGACCTTCCTCTGACAGATAAGAAAATTAAAATCATTACAGATACATACTGTAACCGCGAGTTCGGTTCGGGTGCTGTAAAAATAACCCCCGCCCATGACCCCAATGACTGGGATATCGGCAACAGACATAATCTGGAAAAGGTTAATATCCTCAACGGTGACGGTACGCTCAATGACAATGTACCAGAAGCATTCAGAGGAATGGACGTAAAGACTGCCCGTAAGGCCACAGTGAAAGCACTTGAAGAGGGCGGGTTCCTTACGAAAATTGAAGATCAGCCCCACCAGGTCGGTCACTGCTACCGCTGTAAATCAGTCATAGAACCCTATATGTCTGATCAGTGGTTTGTAAAGATGAGCGGCATGGCCGAAAAGGCACTCAAAGCCTGGGAAGAGGATAGGGTTCGCTTTTATCCTAAAAGATGGGAAAATACTTATACTCACTGGCTCAAAGGCATCCGGGACTGGTGTATTTCACGTCAGCTCTGGTGGGGTCACAGAATCCCTGCATGGACCTGTGCCGACTGTGGTGAGATCCTGGTTGAGAGACAGGACCCCAGCAGCTGTTCAAAATGCGGCAGCACAAATATTGAACAGGATCCCGACGTTCTGGATACATGGTTCAGTTCATGGTTATGGCCTTTTTCAACTCTTGGATGGCCTGAAAAGACCGCAGATCTTGAAAAGTTTTACCCCACATCAGCTCTTGTAACCGGATACGATATTATATTCTTCTGGGTAGCCCGTATGATCATGGCATCCGAAGAGTTTATGGAACAGGCACCTTTTCGTGACATCTACATCACCCCTCTGGTAAGAGATAAACAGGGACGTAAGATGTCCAAGTCACTGGGGAACGGAATTGATCCCCTTGATATAGTTGCACAGTATGGTGCTGATGCCATGAAATTCACTCTGGCATATCTTTCAGCTCAGGGACAGGATATTCCTCTTGAAATGGAAGACATAAAACTGGGAAGCCGTTTCTGCAACAAAGTATGGAATGCATCGCGCTACATCCTGATGAACCTTGAAGGACGTGAACTGCTGGATACTCCTGACATTACACTCAATGCAGCAGACAAATGGATCTATCACAGACTGAACTCCGCCATTGCAAATGTAACAAAGGCCGTAGAGGTTTATCGTTTTGATGACATGTCCCATACAGTTTATGAATTCTTCTGGAATGATTTCTGTGACTGGTATGTGGAAGCTACAAAACTGTATCTCTACAGCAAGGATGACAAAGAGAAGGACAGAGCCGTATCCGTACTGCTGGATGTTCTGAACAAGTCGCTGCGCCTGCTTCATCCCTTTATGTCTTTCCTCACCGAAGAGATCTACCAGAAACTTCCCGGAGTTGACGGACCGCTTATCACTGCTTCTTTCCCTGTTGTGGATGAGGCTCTGAATAATCCTGAGCTGGAAAATAACTTTGCTCAGCTTCAGGATTTTGTACAGTCAGTAAGAACTTTCCGCTCAGAGTTTAATATTCCACCTTCAAAGGATATTAAAGTCAGGATTAAAACAGCTGACAAGACAATGACCGATTTCATGAAGAGTGAAGGGGCTCTGGTTTCCTCACTGATCCATTGTAATGATTTTGATATTCTGGATGCATCAGATGAGACTATTGGCTCCGTAACAGCCGTTGGTAAATCTTTTGAAGCCTTTCTCTATATCCGGGATATGATAGACGTGGATAAGGAAATCGCCAGACTCACAAAGAATATCGCCAGGAATGAGAAGCTGTTTATCTCCACAGAAAAGAAACTGGGAAATGAAAAGTTTACATCAAAGGCTCCTGATGAAGTTATTGCCAAAGAGAAGGAAAAGCTGGAAGAGTTTAAAAATGCCATCGAAAAGATGAATACTTACCTGGCAGAGCTGAAAAGCTGA